The following are encoded in a window of Ignicoccus islandicus DSM 13165 genomic DNA:
- a CDS encoding SAM hydrolase/SAM-dependent halogenase family protein yields MIGIITDYGYNDVYAGLLKVVAKEVCRNAEIIDITHGIESFNILKGAYATLVTLPHLPPRSSLVVVVDPSVGSSREPIVAEIGEWYVVAPNNGVVWLAALEYGVGNVFRIEKKLTKYRSHTFHGRDIFVPVGAYLECGGSPERLGNLTSLKELPVNLVRELSGSMLRSTVIYVDKFGNVALWYKGNPFSYGDKVLINNKFEAKVVKTFSEVRKGELAVYVNSFGYLEIAKYLGNAARELDLEEGNIVTLEKLT; encoded by the coding sequence TTGATCGGAATAATTACGGATTATGGGTATAATGACGTATATGCGGGGCTACTAAAGGTCGTTGCTAAGGAAGTTTGTAGAAACGCTGAAATCATTGATATTACACATGGTATAGAGAGTTTCAATATACTAAAGGGAGCCTACGCGACGCTTGTAACTCTTCCTCACCTACCTCCCAGATCTAGCTTGGTTGTGGTAGTGGACCCGAGCGTCGGAAGTTCTAGAGAACCTATAGTAGCGGAGATAGGGGAATGGTATGTAGTAGCACCCAACAACGGGGTCGTTTGGTTGGCTGCCCTTGAGTACGGCGTAGGTAATGTATTCAGAATAGAGAAAAAACTAACGAAATATCGATCCCATACCTTTCACGGTCGCGATATATTCGTTCCCGTAGGAGCGTATTTAGAATGCGGTGGCTCCCCAGAACGCTTAGGCAACCTTACCTCTCTCAAAGAGTTACCTGTAAATTTAGTAAGAGAACTTAGTGGTTCAATGTTAAGGAGTACAGTCATATACGTAGATAAGTTCGGTAATGTAGCTTTATGGTATAAAGGTAACCCGTTTTCGTATGGAGATAAAGTACTAATCAACAATAAGTTCGAGGCTAAGGTAGTCAAGACCTTCTCCGAGGTTCGTAAAGGGGAACTGGCAGTTTACGTTAATAGTTTTGGATATTTAGAAATCGCTAAGTACCTAGGCAATGCTGCAAGGGAACTTGATTTAGAGGAAGGAAATATAGTTACATTAGAGAAATTAACTTGA
- a CDS encoding nicotinamide-nucleotide adenylyltransferase, with protein sequence MGVKRGVIPGRYQPFHKGHLHLIKWALERLDEVIIVIGSAQESHTLQNPLTAGERVLSIKRALECEGIDLSKVYLIPVPDILMNRAWVSHVETYVPKFHVAISRNPLVKVLFREAGYEVLEPPAFERNSYVATNIRALIAKGDKRWKELVPKCVAEVLEEINLEERMRELLRRD encoded by the coding sequence ATGGGTGTTAAAAGGGGTGTAATACCCGGAAGGTATCAACCGTTCCACAAAGGTCACTTACATTTGATCAAATGGGCCCTCGAGAGACTGGATGAGGTAATAATAGTTATAGGGAGTGCTCAGGAAAGCCATACCCTTCAAAATCCATTGACTGCAGGAGAGAGAGTACTGTCCATTAAAAGAGCGCTCGAATGCGAAGGCATTGATCTATCCAAGGTTTACTTAATACCCGTACCCGACATTTTGATGAATAGAGCTTGGGTCTCACATGTTGAGACCTACGTACCTAAGTTTCACGTTGCAATTTCCAGGAACCCTCTTGTCAAAGTTTTATTTAGAGAAGCAGGATATGAAGTCTTAGAACCACCTGCGTTCGAAAGAAATAGTTACGTAGCTACTAACATACGCGCACTGATAGCGAAAGGAGATAAGAGGTGGAAGGAACTAGTACCGAAATGCGTCGCTGAGGTTTTGGAAGAAATAAACCTTGAAGAAAGGATGAGAGAATTATTAAGGAGAGATTGA
- a CDS encoding metal-sulfur cluster assembly factor produces the protein MTEQESPQKVDKEKIKKEVIEKVLKKVHDPEIPISVWDLGLVYNLDVTDDGIVKIKMTLTSPTCPIAGQILWQIVNGIKAIPGVKDVDLDLTFDPPWTPFKMKEEGRKKFKEIYGYDIVEEYKAKYGSEEGYLRAMGYID, from the coding sequence ATGACTGAACAAGAATCTCCCCAAAAAGTGGATAAGGAAAAGATAAAGAAGGAAGTAATTGAGAAAGTATTGAAAAAGGTACACGATCCCGAAATACCTATCTCTGTATGGGATCTAGGATTGGTGTACAACTTAGACGTAACGGATGATGGAATTGTAAAGATAAAGATGACTCTAACTTCACCCACGTGTCCCATAGCAGGACAAATACTGTGGCAGATAGTAAATGGTATCAAGGCAATACCCGGTGTCAAGGACGTGGACTTGGATCTCACTTTCGATCCCCCGTGGACTCCATTTAAAATGAAGGAGGAGGGTAGGAAGAAGTTCAAGGAAATATATGGTTACGATATCGTAGAGGAATACAAAGCGAAATATGGTAGCGAAGAAGGATATTTACGTGCTATGGGCTACATAGATTAA
- the cedA1 gene encoding DNA import protein CedA1, which produces MDFRSIIDMIYDWTLKLSILAWAMVGLSWVIGWMLRGAPIPILKIKRFGHSLIEDAVLAALWLALGSTVFFLISSITKNLTPPTVINVTAPVSVQ; this is translated from the coding sequence ATGGACTTTAGAAGCATAATAGACATGATCTATGATTGGACACTGAAGCTCTCAATTCTCGCCTGGGCGATGGTAGGTCTCTCGTGGGTCATAGGGTGGATGCTAAGGGGTGCTCCAATACCAATACTGAAAATAAAGCGTTTCGGGCATTCGCTAATAGAGGATGCCGTATTGGCTGCATTATGGTTAGCCCTCGGCAGCACGGTATTCTTCCTCATCTCCTCAATAACTAAGAACTTAACTCCCCCAACTGTAATAAACGTGACCGCACCCGTTTCGGTGCAATGA
- a CDS encoding OB-fold nucleic acid binding domain-containing protein, with amino-acid sequence MVDKISDLKEGKSVTIKGKVLETSEVKTVQTKYGPRELSEAVIGDETGKVRVTLWGDKAGTLKEGEVVEIRDGWTTSFRGEVKVNVNQRSEIEVLNEEGPSEDEIPDNWPKAEGRDMRRRPRNNFRGSRRGSHRNYRKEF; translated from the coding sequence TTGGTAGATAAAATCTCTGACTTAAAGGAAGGCAAGAGCGTTACAATAAAAGGGAAGGTCCTCGAAACCAGTGAGGTCAAGACCGTTCAAACGAAGTATGGCCCGAGAGAGTTAAGCGAGGCAGTAATAGGCGATGAGACGGGTAAGGTAAGGGTAACTCTTTGGGGAGATAAGGCGGGAACTCTTAAGGAGGGTGAGGTAGTAGAAATCAGAGATGGCTGGACGACCTCCTTCCGTGGTGAAGTAAAGGTCAACGTCAATCAAAGGAGCGAGATAGAAGTTCTAAACGAAGAAGGTCCTTCTGAAGACGAGATACCCGATAACTGGCCGAAAGCTGAAGGGAGAGACATGAGGAGACGTCCTAGAAATAACTTCAGGGGTTCGAGACGCGGATCTCATCGAAATTATCGCAAGGAATTCTAA
- a CDS encoding NAD(+)/NADH kinase, protein MKAVIARKPGSELADRIAKEAIEILRRHGVETCDFPNCNPCESDFVVVIGGDGTLLYVASKTPCDTPPIITIRAGRRAFLLELEESEVEDGLKSFLEGRYSIEKHKRLRFGEFNAMNEIAVLSKGRRVTKLSVYSDGSKIYEGLEGDGLIISTTLGSTAYALSAGGPLIDPRLDAILIVPVNPIQLNVRPVVLPSTAEVTINIEYNLEEVDVLIDGIISTKAKNISSSLDGPYVTLARFKPRKFYERLIELRSL, encoded by the coding sequence ATGAAAGCAGTAATAGCAAGGAAACCTGGTTCGGAGTTAGCGGATAGAATAGCCAAGGAGGCTATTGAAATCTTAAGAAGGCATGGGGTCGAAACGTGCGATTTTCCTAATTGCAATCCATGTGAGTCGGACTTCGTAGTGGTTATAGGTGGTGATGGAACCCTTCTTTACGTCGCTTCTAAGACCCCTTGCGATACGCCGCCTATAATTACTATACGAGCTGGGAGGAGGGCTTTTCTCTTGGAACTCGAAGAATCGGAAGTAGAGGATGGCTTGAAAAGTTTCTTAGAAGGTAGATACTCCATTGAAAAGCATAAGCGCTTGAGATTTGGTGAATTCAATGCTATGAACGAGATTGCTGTACTAAGTAAGGGTCGGAGGGTAACCAAACTCTCGGTGTACTCAGATGGTTCGAAGATATACGAAGGCTTGGAAGGTGACGGTTTGATAATTTCAACTACTCTGGGTTCAACAGCATACGCTCTATCAGCTGGGGGTCCTCTAATCGATCCTCGATTGGATGCAATACTAATAGTTCCGGTAAATCCTATCCAACTGAACGTGAGGCCTGTAGTGCTGCCCTCTACAGCTGAAGTAACTATTAATATAGAATATAATCTGGAAGAGGTCGATGTATTAATAGATGGCATAATTAGTACGAAGGCGAAAAACATTTCTTCGAGTTTGGACGGACCCTATGTAACCCTAGCTCGGTTTAAGCCTCGGAAGTTCTATGAAAGGCTTATAGAATTACGTTCGCTCTAG
- a CDS encoding sirohydrochlorin chelatase, with protein sequence MKILTVLLLVAHGSKNEKFNEMVLRVAMQLKRKAGKVYVGFLLGTPSVREAAEKAFAESDEVIVVPFFIAEGSHVVKDLKKEIEEVAKGSGKKVVFAKALGDHPLVVEALYQRFVEALRSSITS encoded by the coding sequence GTGAAGATCTTGACTGTGCTCCTACTTGTTGCGCATGGAAGTAAAAACGAGAAGTTCAATGAGATGGTCTTAAGAGTTGCGATGCAATTGAAACGCAAAGCAGGGAAGGTATACGTGGGGTTCTTGCTCGGCACACCCTCTGTAAGGGAAGCAGCCGAAAAGGCCTTTGCAGAGAGCGATGAGGTAATTGTAGTACCATTTTTTATAGCTGAGGGGAGCCACGTAGTCAAAGACTTGAAGAAGGAAATTGAAGAGGTAGCTAAGGGAAGCGGTAAGAAAGTCGTCTTCGCGAAAGCACTCGGTGATCATCCTTTAGTGGTGGAAGCCCTCTATCAAAGGTTCGTAGAAGCACTACGTTCAAGTATTACTTCTTAG
- a CDS encoding DUF371 domain-containing protein — MTCEERLTPRGDCIVLTSSTHEPEKLREMCREGRKGVLCIISRYGATCIQGKCNQFEGSCKIILRKGSFKSPETLLYDTNFSAYDIDRDLINAARLWGVRAVVTLMVYQ; from the coding sequence ATAACTTGCGAGGAGAGGTTAACGCCCCGAGGGGATTGCATAGTCCTTACTTCCTCCACCCACGAGCCAGAGAAGCTAAGGGAAATGTGTAGGGAAGGAAGGAAAGGAGTCTTATGTATAATTTCGAGATACGGGGCTACGTGCATACAAGGAAAATGCAATCAATTCGAAGGCAGTTGCAAAATAATACTCCGAAAAGGCTCATTTAAATCACCAGAAACGTTGCTATATGACACAAACTTCTCGGCTTATGACATAGATAGGGATCTCATAAACGCGGCCAGGTTGTGGGGAGTTAGGGCAGTAGTCACATTAATGGTATACCAGTAA
- a CDS encoding SLC13 family permease translates to MSGITEERKPILMVVSIAIVFALAFITFLNFKVTMIEGPLEKAIHKILHQFQMKHCEWLKIAEEYSLPIRGTCEADINSFTTALSEAIALTAFVTAILGTILYWKKRLSYVMLGVTALLLFGVAPFELIIEHMELGLILFLISMMIIVEYLSEKGVLEWITIKMIKASKFKPLNFLIMLAFLSWIMAALVDEVTSIVFVTRLVISLSGLIGIEPLPLVMYAVMATNIGSAATMIGNPIGIYIALQSGKSFEDFLVWATPGSLSALLVFIGIGILWLKKLGVTKAIRKLEESNIELDEWGIFKGIPAEYIRAYIARKRPFLVSWLAGKVSDPGVQLNKDDEQKIEKILKEFRDGWIYFTAVILLIAFHTSLSGVVNSLLNALYSLDAHSIHATITPEALLIFSPIIVASIVMLRYEEPRRLVEHGVEWWTLIFFMFLFAIASALSYTGVTDKMAYALIMGVGELNLSVTIMLTVSVAVISALISAFLDNMPVVVALAPVVKTLVEIGLPGADLLWWALLYGATMGGNMSMIGSTANIVALGLLERQKHRVSRFMEWLVIGTIVVVATLGVALLLLIFHGLLVYH, encoded by the coding sequence ATGAGTGGAATAACGGAGGAACGGAAACCGATCTTAATGGTTGTTTCAATAGCTATTGTATTCGCACTGGCGTTTATAACTTTCTTAAACTTCAAAGTTACTATGATAGAAGGACCTCTTGAGAAAGCTATTCATAAGATACTACATCAGTTCCAGATGAAGCACTGCGAATGGTTGAAAATAGCTGAGGAATATTCCTTACCTATTCGCGGTACTTGCGAAGCAGATATCAACTCTTTCACAACAGCCCTTTCCGAAGCTATTGCGTTAACGGCCTTCGTAACGGCGATACTAGGTACTATTCTATACTGGAAGAAAAGGTTAAGCTACGTCATGCTCGGTGTGACTGCCCTATTGCTTTTCGGAGTAGCGCCCTTCGAGTTGATAATAGAGCACATGGAACTAGGTTTGATATTGTTCCTAATTTCTATGATGATTATCGTTGAGTACCTAAGCGAGAAAGGGGTACTCGAATGGATAACAATAAAGATGATAAAAGCAAGTAAGTTTAAACCGCTAAACTTCCTTATCATGCTTGCCTTCCTAAGCTGGATAATGGCAGCTTTAGTTGACGAAGTGACGAGCATAGTTTTCGTTACGAGACTAGTTATATCGCTCTCAGGTCTAATAGGAATAGAACCGTTACCGTTGGTGATGTACGCAGTAATGGCGACTAATATCGGTTCGGCGGCAACGATGATAGGTAACCCAATAGGTATTTACATTGCATTACAGTCGGGGAAGAGCTTCGAGGACTTCTTAGTATGGGCAACGCCCGGAAGCCTATCAGCGCTTCTAGTCTTCATCGGAATAGGAATTCTATGGCTCAAGAAACTTGGAGTTACGAAAGCTATAAGGAAGTTAGAGGAAAGCAATATAGAACTAGACGAATGGGGCATATTCAAAGGAATCCCAGCTGAGTACATTAGAGCGTACATAGCCAGGAAAAGGCCCTTTTTGGTCAGTTGGCTTGCCGGTAAAGTAAGCGACCCTGGCGTGCAATTGAATAAAGACGATGAACAAAAGATCGAGAAGATATTGAAGGAGTTCAGAGACGGTTGGATATACTTCACCGCAGTAATTCTGCTAATAGCGTTTCACACGTCCCTATCTGGGGTAGTAAATAGCCTTCTTAACGCGCTGTACTCTTTAGATGCTCATTCGATCCATGCTACTATAACGCCTGAAGCTTTACTTATATTCAGTCCAATTATAGTCGCTTCGATCGTTATGCTCAGATATGAGGAGCCTAGGAGGCTCGTTGAACATGGCGTTGAGTGGTGGACGCTTATCTTCTTCATGTTCTTATTCGCAATTGCATCAGCTTTGAGCTACACGGGAGTTACTGATAAGATGGCTTACGCCTTAATAATGGGTGTTGGTGAATTAAACTTATCTGTTACAATAATGTTGACAGTATCCGTTGCAGTGATCTCCGCTTTAATATCAGCGTTCTTAGATAACATGCCAGTGGTTGTGGCCCTTGCGCCCGTAGTGAAGACGCTAGTTGAGATAGGTTTACCTGGAGCGGACCTCCTTTGGTGGGCATTGCTCTATGGTGCTACTATGGGTGGCAACATGAGTATGATAGGAAGTACGGCAAACATAGTAGCCTTAGGATTACTAGAAAGGCAGAAACATAGAGTATCGAGGTTCATGGAATGGCTCGTAATAGGTACAATCGTTGTAGTGGCTACTCTGGGTGTAGCATTGCTTCTACTAATATTCCACGGTTTACTGGTATACCATTAA
- a CDS encoding TATA-box-binding protein gives MSSASPKPIIKIENIVATVSIDQRIDLEEIERRLNNVEYEPEQFPGLIFRLEQPRVTALIFKSGKMVITGAKSTEELIRAVKTIFAILKREGIIEKARPRIQIQNIVASANLNVQVDLEKAAYLLENSMYEPEQFPGLIYRLDEPRVVLLLFSSGKMVITGAKREEEVKKAVDRVYKKLEELECIRKMDEEDLSEEELFED, from the coding sequence TTGTCCTCAGCTTCTCCGAAACCTATTATTAAAATCGAAAACATAGTAGCAACGGTATCCATAGATCAAAGGATAGACCTAGAAGAAATAGAAAGGAGGCTCAATAACGTTGAGTATGAACCAGAACAATTTCCCGGTCTGATATTTAGATTAGAGCAACCCAGGGTCACTGCCCTGATTTTCAAGTCCGGTAAGATGGTTATAACTGGAGCCAAGAGCACGGAGGAGCTAATTAGAGCAGTAAAAACGATCTTCGCGATATTGAAACGCGAGGGTATAATTGAGAAGGCTAGACCTAGGATTCAGATTCAAAACATAGTTGCTTCCGCTAACTTGAACGTTCAAGTCGACTTAGAGAAAGCGGCGTATCTCCTCGAAAATAGTATGTATGAACCAGAACAATTCCCGGGCCTTATATATAGACTCGACGAACCCAGAGTAGTCCTACTTCTGTTCTCATCTGGCAAGATGGTTATAACTGGAGCCAAGAGAGAGGAAGAAGTGAAAAAGGCGGTTGATAGGGTCTATAAGAAACTAGAGGAATTGGAATGCATTAGGAAAATGGACGAGGAAGATCTGAGCGAAGAGGAGCTCTTCGAAGACTAA
- a CDS encoding radical SAM/SPASM domain-containing protein gives MKGPTGIIWILTGKCNLNCLHCYASRFTKWGPEVDKEVVSRVLNEAIEMGLRWVNFSGGEVLIYKKWLFEIFKDLLDKKVYPSVVSNGTAITEETARKLRGVYVYVSIDGPKHIHEQIRGAGTWNAVLRGINNLKKHGVEFAIIMAINPLNYNKVIEVGELAYKLGASEFIIIPTMPFGMARETKLHIDWKNFLLSLHQMNYLLTLYEIRGGAWCAPWSRFIVRNKRFHAGNCRKQNTIDIGPDGSVMLCDVLDFRLGKVTKSSFKEVWLNYLNHPLVREIKRPRGHLCSKCPFFNECLGGCYARALTERGTLEGDPLCPFLNEGFRILTRY, from the coding sequence TTGAAAGGTCCTACGGGCATAATATGGATACTAACTGGTAAGTGTAACCTTAATTGCCTCCATTGTTACGCTTCTCGCTTCACTAAATGGGGTCCGGAAGTCGACAAGGAGGTTGTTTCGAGGGTATTGAACGAAGCTATTGAAATGGGTTTGAGATGGGTAAACTTCAGCGGTGGCGAAGTACTAATCTATAAGAAGTGGTTGTTCGAAATATTCAAAGATCTTTTGGACAAGAAGGTTTATCCGAGCGTGGTTTCGAATGGCACTGCTATCACCGAGGAGACAGCGAGGAAGCTCCGCGGGGTTTACGTGTACGTTAGTATAGACGGGCCTAAACACATTCATGAACAAATAAGAGGAGCTGGAACGTGGAACGCTGTTCTCAGGGGTATTAATAACTTGAAGAAACATGGCGTGGAATTTGCCATAATTATGGCAATCAATCCCCTAAATTATAATAAAGTGATAGAAGTCGGTGAACTGGCATACAAGCTAGGTGCAAGCGAATTCATCATTATCCCTACAATGCCGTTCGGTATGGCTAGGGAAACTAAGCTACATATAGATTGGAAGAACTTCCTTCTTTCACTTCATCAAATGAACTATCTACTTACACTGTACGAAATTCGAGGCGGAGCTTGGTGTGCGCCTTGGTCGAGATTTATCGTACGGAACAAACGCTTTCATGCTGGTAACTGTAGGAAACAAAATACGATTGACATAGGACCAGACGGTTCCGTTATGCTATGTGACGTGCTTGATTTCAGATTGGGAAAGGTTACGAAATCGAGTTTCAAAGAGGTTTGGTTAAATTACTTGAATCACCCGCTAGTAAGAGAGATCAAGAGGCCCAGGGGTCACTTATGTTCCAAGTGCCCGTTCTTTAATGAATGTTTGGGCGGGTGTTATGCGAGAGCCTTAACGGAGAGAGGGACATTAGAAGGTGATCCATTATGCCCATTTTTAAATGAAGGATTTCGCATCCTTACGCGGTATTAA